The following coding sequences are from one Culex quinquefasciatus strain JHB chromosome 1, VPISU_Cqui_1.0_pri_paternal, whole genome shotgun sequence window:
- the LOC6036488 gene encoding LOW QUALITY PROTEIN: mucin-2 (The sequence of the model RefSeq protein was modified relative to this genomic sequence to represent the inferred CDS: inserted 2 bases in 1 codon) — MNRRQSLDKPGILSPPGPFLTPSPSPSIPASPRLQPSPSQSPFQQQQQQQHQQFQQHHQQQQPQDVLLVTNSSLAAVTQDQDRKSGIANRRQSFGQQQQFITSSNSSSPNAGTVVYRPSPTQSPAGAATYSISTIPGNEFNTTLVGSNNISLKQQKGRKSSAATVIHQPQQQQLFQPHLQQQQLIQSHAGHGHGTTSTIGTPSCSPKAAKKALQQHIQQHHQQQAQTVSFVGSPIASPSPIASPNGGGGGGGSILVTTSSHGGLGGSIIVGSAGPAGTAPLPPTSVATGHQLRPPTPQPVIQQYPVMGAGNQIVQIFQGSQFIQQQQQQQQQHQQQTIQGQQLQNRQTIISHSPQPQPFNPQQQQQQQQFLQQIITSSPSSGSPSPSPAATVIIGGKHHQQRPQQILPKPVTPSVSPSPQQSPQHQPIFSIAGGKTIMTQPKTSMATMMSNHHQMPAHIQVTQTTAGGQQYAQQGNSAQQQQQPQLVATPQTTPTGSATQGASQNGGSIILPTGNLNAQPLLLNQMPVIVQQNTPQGVQLILRPPTPQLATPSLVIHNTRPQLQQPQPQQVLRILGTNGAMQLAAAPTFIVSSQGNLVQQNIPGLKTNQGVPLTQIQGLQGQRGQAQQIAINQHLLSQGVAQLQNLQLNGNLTQIQVPNGLNGQLQLASLPAQFQQAGFSLQNQNINLNQLGSANFTQQLAAAAAASGATFTSPPPPAVNQTNQTQSAGEIVVSAQNIQFTSGAGGTITVNAPMQQSTQPQGQIISDGQQILSPEPIRQPTPILTTASGQQVILADSLKQPPQQQQQHHQIQSQQPQQQHQLQQQFFTSSSIQQSPVQIQHQQPPPQPQPKFEPEKPKKERKSKKKKTTQPPIATAAPMIATPSIPVTCQAPTPQSEPITSPSTSPTYTNTHTSTGKLDLANLMKISGIGIEDDDFMDTDEPAPQPPQPPPLTVPEEQPQPPQQLMSPPPAPLPQPPPTSTASTDIMITIPASAAGGSNVDFPYTISIPSLEAEQPKPLQPTPAASSAEVPPKTTEPPPFMITIDASADPNSAQPYTISIPRLSADDQAKVVSIATVAPTPTIATVSSSSAGGSLSQNTICVNSLMNNVLNNTQVTPTLQSQINEIQNQLIQAAASSAPPMSSSSAPMISQSFVVSQPQPMASFVTSTAPMVTSTLTSPVTTSMVISPSKPPQQPVVTPTKKKSGGGKKNGKKLDKPLETIPVAAPVPTQIGNIQISQIDGTTVNNNKTTKGTINNQIQITPILDNKQNYQPQPHPVQQQPIQQPQPVIQAPPVQPQPVPQPPQPVQQQPSGPPSAQSILSQLTGALSLSLAENGHLILKHDVNSPQDNQSQMILQAILSGALGNVSLVNEPSKPPPAQPVVQPPPPPAPIPVVQQQPPKSVATVSGQIQHKNVIVTSSQHQYVPSFNTQTSTIVTSTASAGGHLIQHHQQQQPPPQLIHHQLPQQQQQILHTPQQPQHLPNVTQSLKEVRKHEPAPVEQPPPPPPVVPQPVTTTTTTNQFQPQPQQQQQTVVINSNAPKFVELPKVGPNSQLFSLNTLTNQITQMSPGQTTAALGPMERLLIVPTGINAAQLAQCLLQGQIHFNNIGPVQPTSEPPPQPQPMVKPLQQPPQIVSQNFKPTGMTAPVQIQNKVVNNVVPVPKEKPKRSRSKKADKPPPPPKASLVKVNPVGSGLPPNVILQPGQHAQPILAEDGTKIGTKIVGTVNPNNFVVASSAAPPPPIAQVHPQIQSKIKPITTTTQCNNLIVSNATTANVTAAGGNLSFNCSINSSSGNGSVNVCVQPNNVLSGTSLSSGKKGSKIQQTQQQQHQPMLNQMPPLVSVNSGAPAPSPTPTPTGTPSVVPRVQTIQLTPQKQQLLKSVQQQIQQLSAKLQNKNLLATLTIPADFDPTNPVFNKPLPVLTNIQNMADPEITQALQRLFIEQQKILATGKIIPTIPSGHALAVAAANPPPPPAPISGTTPGGAVISSESKPPQQAIVSPITVTPTSANAAIYQGGANMQTIPSPIQINSPQVVKQDIPPPPTQPNYTGTIVSSSGGNSSMSITITNSGVGQIQQPLTKGGVQQKPATSIIPIGATSLPPQTSVSITQPNQIKASVVKQQLPPAPHQIILNNKSITLTSGPTNSIPMPSLVPTQQSMSVTKIEPTINRSNTPVPPPLVPTSMPVFHQGKNAAGQSIMIVGGSPALQNVKTSMMTTASGGIVVQANPXLHIQLQQPQQPMNIVPPPLVTMSQTLPSTTLITTAPGSTFTPILPPNTTITTTVAASTATTLTTTTTSSNIVINSNATPALIPTVVPVTSAIVTPVVPAPLPPPPPPPPQPVVPTVVTTTIPGSTKPVVVPRSSLFERQISVDQDACTRPDTSAPFASKQDAVKRLIRYHCMYEEQREEEEGREDEDGSFRGMAAEFPVIYQNMLNKYQLLLMQESMRHVRTTELMMVDRMLISDVKDEILQMQLNIQEYLNPSAAVVTPAELNPAGDPALLEDSKIKKEDLPVFVGDRPLSAVDPMIKQEHIKTEDLVAYRHHQGGQKVSVRPSPDLFKKEQLDSFDDIESEITPSFIMKKCEGQGQKQQAAAASAPPPSLSYFNHVGGEGKSQESKGEPYDEWMCIQKELNYLDERKESSTTVATASGSSTSIKSVKSPEEEIIEKQLDDLFNPSGEEKDSRSGQVDSPLADFFNAQQQQDSGVGGSATGGSSVPSDKSVENRLEALFGGTPLHNRSSEDNSPVNEKQDDMIEHRLEALFQSGESALDNASFLHKSTTNFELMQSQMSQKRHWSASEWGEDVEDRGASTAVKRVRVEVEQQNHHHRWLLECTQQQQQHHQQVQQIQNHQQQLPPQGLDTGPHEPPSSVASTTSSSSSSSFTHHHATVQPSARHHAAADLQHHLNQMHHFDGTGNPAGLNFDEDISRQVQNAIDSILNLQSNETEAALHFPLDQSFLVDSPAAPTAIQRPPSSNKRKYHHINRIDDISDCLGSALGADDHHHHNHNNHGGSAAESGDSSAVKTIIKS, encoded by the exons GACCGCAAATCGGGCATCGCCAACCGGCGCCAGTCGttcggccagcagcagcagttcatcaccagcagcaacagcagcagtccGAATGCCGGCACGGTGGTGTACCGGCCGAGTCCGACGCAGTCCCCGGCCGGTGCCGCCACGTACAGCATCTCGACCATCCCGGGCAACGAGTTCAACACCACGCTCGTCGGCTCGAACAACATCTCGCTGAAGCAGCAGAAAGGTCGCAAGTCCAGTGCGGCAACCGTAATCCACCAGCCGCAGCAGCAACAGTTGTTTCAGCCTcatctgcagcagcagcagctgatcCAGTCACATGCAGGCCATGGACATGGGACAACGAGCACGATCGGGACGCCCTCATGTAGCCCGAAAGCGGCGAAAAAAGCACTTCAGCAGCATATCCAGCAGCACCACCAGCAGCAAGCCCAAACCGTGTCCTTTGTGGGAAGTCCCATCGCCAGTCCCAGTCCGATTGCGAGTCCCAACGGGGGTGGTGGGGGCGGCGGTTCGATTCTGGTCACGACCAGCAGTCACGGCGGACTCGGCGGTAGTATCATCGTTGGCAGTGCGGGCCCAGCCGGAACGGCTCCTCTGCCGCCGACGAGTGTGGCGACCGGTCATCAACTGAGGCCACCGACGCCGCAGCCCGTCATTCAGCAA TATCCTGTAATGGGCGCAGGCAATCAAATAGTGCAAATATTTCAAGGTTCTCAATTCattcagcaacagcagcagcagcagcaacagcatcaACAGCAAACCATTCAGGGCCAGCAGCTGCAGAACCGTCAAACGATCATATCGCATTCTCCGCAGCCGCAACCCTTTAATcctcaacagcaacagcagcagcagcaattccTCCAGCAAATCATCACGTCGTCTCCGTCCTCGGGTTCACCGTCGCCATCGCCGGCGGCCACCGTCATCATCGGAGGAAAGCATCACCAGCAGAGACCGCAGCAGATCCTGCCCAAGCCGGTGACGCCGTCGGTTTCGCCGTCACCCCAGCAGAGTCCGCAGCATCAGCCGATCTTCTCGATAGCGGGCGGGAAGACGATCATGACCCAGCCCAAGACTTCGATGGCCACCATGATGAGCAACCATCACCAGATGCCGGCCCACATTCAGGTCACGCAAACGACGGCCGGAGGTCAACAGTACGCGCAACAGGGCAACTCtgcgcagcagcaacagcagccgcAGTTGGTGGCCACACCGCAGACCACCCCAACGGGATCGGCCACGCAAGGTGCGTCCCAAAATGGGGGCTCAATCATCCTGCCAACGGGGAACCTCAACGCACAACCCTTACTGCTCAACCAAATGCCGGTCATCGTACAGCAAAACACCCCGCAGGGCGTCCAGCTGATACTGCGACCTCCGACGCCGCAACTCGCCACGCCCAGCCTGGTGATTCACAACACGAGGCCACAGCTGCAGCAACCCCAACCCCAGCAGGTGCTTCGAATTCTGGGCACCAACGGGGCGATGCAACTGGCCGCGGCACCGACCTTCATCGTGTCCTCCCAGGGCAACCTGGTGCAGCAGAACATCCCCGGGCTCAAAACGAACCAGGGCGTTCCGTTGACGCAAATCCAGGGCCTGCAAGGCCAGCGCGGTCAGGCCCAGCAGATCGCAATCAATCAACACCTGCTCAGCCAGGGGGTCGCTCAACTCCAAAACCTCCAGCTGAACGGGAACCTCACGCAAATCCAGGTGCCAAACGGGCTGAACGGGCAGCTACAGCTGGCCTCGTTGCCGGCGCAGTTCCAGCAGGCTGGCTTCAGCTTACAGAACCAAAACATTAACCTGAACCAACTCGGAAGTGCCAATTTCACGCAGCAACTGGCCGCGGCCGCAGCTGCCAGCGGGGCCACCTTCACGTCTCCGCCACCACCAGCGGTAAACCAGACCAACCAGACCCAGTCAGCGGGAGAAATCGTCGTCAGTGCTCAAAATATCCAATTTACCAGCGGGGCAGGTGGAACGATCACGGTCAACGCTCCGATGCAGCAATCAACGCAGCCCCAAGGTCAAATCATCTCCGACGGGCAGCAGATCCTCTCGCCGGAACCAATCCGGCAACCAACGCCCATCCTGACCACCGCCAGCGGCCAGCAGGTCATCCTGGCCGACAGTCTCAAACAACCgccccaacaacaacaacaacaccatcaGATCCAAAGCCAACAACCCCAACAGCAGCATCAGTTGCAGCAACAGTTCTTTACCAGTAGTTCCATTCAGCAGTCACCAGTGCAGATCCAGCACCAGCAACCTCCGCCACAGCCCCAGCCAAAGTTCGAACCCGAAAAGCCCAAAAAAGAGcgcaaaagcaaaaagaaaaagacGACACAACCGCCGATCGCGACGGCCGCCCCCATGATCGCAACCCCGTCGATCCCGGTGACCTGCCAGGCACCAACCCCCCAGTCGGAGCCAATCACGTCTCCGTCGACGTCCCCGACGTACACCAACACGCACACGTCCACGGGCAAGCTCGATCTCGCCAACCTCATGAAGATCTCCGGCATCGGCATCGAGGACGACGACTTCATGGACACGGACGAGCCGGCACCACAACCTCCGCAACCACCTCCTCTCACCGTTCCGGAGGAACAACCCCAACCCCCGCAACAGCTCATGTCACCTCCTCCGGCACCCCTCCCCCAACCACCTCCAACAAGCACCGCCAGTACCGATATTATGATCACGATCCCTGCCAGCGCCGCTGGCGGATCCAACGTGGACTTCCCGTACACGATCTCGATTCCGTCGCTCGAGGCCGAGCAACCGAAACCACTACAGCCGACGCCTGCGGCGTCGTCCGCCGAAGTCCCGCCCAAGACGACGGAACCACCCCCGTTCATGATCACGATCGACGCGTCCGCCGATCCAAACTCCGCCCAGCCGTACACGATCTCAATCCCGCGCCTGTCGGCCGACGATCAGGCCAAGGTGGTCAGCATTGCGACGGTGGCTCCGACGCCGACAATCGCGACTGTGAGCAGTAGTAGTGCCGGTGGTAGTTTGTCGCAGAACACGATCTGCGTGAACAGCTTGATGAACAACGTGTTGAACAACACCCAGGTCACTCCGACTCTGCAGAGTCAGATCAACGAGATTCAGAACCAGCTGATTCAGGCGGCGGCTTCGTCGGCACCGCCGATGTCATCTTCTTCAGCGCCCATGATCAGTCAGAGTTTTGTGGTGAGCCAGCCGCAGCCGATGGCCTCGTTCGTGACTTCGACGGCACCGATGGTGACTTCAACGCTGACCTCGCCGGTGACCACTTCAATGGTGATATCGCCGAGCAAGCCCCCACAGCAACCGGTTGTGACGCCCACGAAGAAAAAGTCCGGTGGAGGCAAGAAGAACGGGAAGAAGCTGGACAAACCGCTGGAAACGATTCCGGTGGCGGCTCCGGTTCCGACCCAGATCGGAAACATTCAGATCTCACAGATTGACGGGACGACCGTGAACAACAACAAGACAACGAAGGGCACGATCAACAATCAGATTCAGATCACCCCGATCTTGGACAACAAGCAGAATTATCAGCCACAGCCGCATCCAGTTCAGCAGCAACCCATTCAACAACCTCAACCAGTTATTCAGGCACCTCCAGTACAACCCCAACCGGTTCCACAACCTCCTCAACCTGTTCAGCAGCAGCCTTCGGGTCCCCCATCCGCCCAAAGCATCCTGTCGCAGCTGACGGGAGCGCTGAGTCTGTCCCTCGCGGAGAACGGCCACCTGATCTTGAAGCACGACGTCAACAGCCCCCAGGACAACCAGTCGCAGATGATTCTGCAAGCAATCCTGTCCGGCGCGCTTGGCAACGTGAGTCTGGTGAACGAACCTTCCAAACCTCCGCCCGCACAACCAGTGGTCCAACCTCCACCGCCTCCGGCGCCGATTCCAGTGGTCCAACAACAACCGCCGAAAAGCGTGGCCACCGTAAGCGGCCAGATTCAGCACAAAAACGTAATCGTTACCAGCTCCCAGCACCAGTACGTCCCGTCGTTCAACACGCAAACCAGCACAATCGTAACGTCGACGGCTTCCGCCGGTGGACACCTGATTCAGCACCATCAGCAACAGCAGCCGCCACCTCAGCTGATTCACCATCAACTcccgcaacagcagcagcaaatttTGCACACCCCCCAACAGCCGCAGCATCTACCGAACGTAACTCAGAGCTTGAAGGAAGTGCGCAAGCACGAACCTGCCCCCGTGGAGCAACCACCTCCGCCGCCTCCTGTCGTGCCTCAACccgtgacgacgacgaccacgacGAACCAGTTTCAACCCCAAccccagcagcaacagcaaacgGTGGTCATCAACTCGAACGCACCCAAGTTTGTCGAGCTGCCCAAGGTCGGCCCGAACTCGCAGCTCTTCTCGCTGAACACGCTCACCAACCAGATCACCCAGATGAGCCCGGGCCAGACGACGGCCGCGCTAGGGCCGATGGAGCGGCTGTTGATCGTGCCGACGGGGATCAACGCGGCGCAGCTGGCGCAGTGTCTGCTGCAGGGTCAGATTCACTTCAACAACATTGGGCCGGTGCAGCCGACGAGTGAACCGCCGCCGCAGCCGCAGCCAATGGTGAAGCCGTTGCAGCAGCCGCCCCAGATTGTGAGCCAGAACTTTAAGCCGACGGGGATGACCGCGCCAGTGCAGATCCAGAACAAGGTGGTTAACAACGTGGTGCCCGTGCCCAAGGAAAAGCCCAAGCGGAGTCGCTCGAAGAAGGCGGACAAGCCACCGCCACCGCCCAAGGCCAGTCTGGTCAAGGTGAACCCGGTGGGGAGTGGACTGCCGCCGAACGTGATTCTACAGCCGGGGCAGCACGCCCAACCGATTCTGGCTGAGGATGGAACTAAGATTGGCACCAAGATTGTCGGTACGGTCAACCCGAACAACTTTGTGGTGGCGTCGAGTGCGGCGCCACCGCCGCCGATCGCCCAGGTTCATCCGCAGATCCAGAGCAAGATCAAACCGATTACGACGACTACCCAGTGCAATAATCTAATCGTGAGTAACGCGACTACAGCTAACGTCACAGCCGCTGGCGGTAATCTTAGCTTCAACTGCAGCATCAACAGTAGTAGTGGTAATGGTAGTGTAAATGTGTGTGTTCAACCGAATAACGTTTTAAGTGGTACTAGCTTAAGTAGTGGTAAGAAGGGTTCCAAAATCCAGCaaacgcagcagcagcagcatcagccgATGCTCAACCAAATGCCCCCGTTGGTGAGTGTGAATTCGGGAGCGCCAGCTCCGTCTCCAACGCCAACACCGACCGGGACGCCCTCCGTTGTGCCGCGCGTACAGACGATTCAGTTGACGCCGCAAAAGCAGCAACTGCTCAAAAGCGTTCAACAGCAGATCCAGCAGCTGTCGGCGAAGCTGCAGAACAAGAACCTGCTCGCCACGCTCACCATTCCGGCGGACTTTGATCCAACCAATCCGGTCTTCAACAAGCCACTGCCCGTGCTAACCAACATCCAGAACATGGCCGACCCGGAGATTACGCAAGCGTTGCAACGACTGTTCATCGAACAGCAAAAGATCCTCGCAACGGGCAAGATCATTCCGACGATCCCTTCGGGACACGCGCTGGCAGTTGCCGCGGCCAACCCGCCACCACCTCCGGCGCCCATCTCCGGAACGACTCCCGGCGGAGCCGTGATCAGCAGCGAATCAAAGCCACCCCAGCAAGCGATCGTGTCTCCGATCACGGTAACGCCCACCTCGGCAAACGCGGCCATCTACCAGGGCGGTGCCAACATGCAAACCATTCCGTCGCCCATCCAAATCAACTCGCCCCAGGTCGTCAAACAGGACATTCCCCCTCCGCCGACCCAACCGAACTACACCGGCACGATCGTCAGCAGTTCGGGTGGAAATTCTTCCATGTCGATCACGATCACCAACAGTGGCGTCGGTCAGATCCAACAACCGCTGACCAAGGGTGGAGTCCAGCAAAAACCCGCCACCTCCATCATTCCAATCGGAGCGACTTCACTTCCCCCGCAAACCAGCGTCTCGATCACGCAACCCAACCAGATCAAGGCCAGCGTCGTCAAGCAGCAACTGCCACCAGCGCCCCATCAGATCATCCTGAACAACAAGAGCATCACGTTGACCAGCGGTCCAACCAACTCCATCCCCATGCCGTCGCTAGTCCCAACCCAACAATCGATGAGCGTGACCAAGATCGAACCCACGATCAACCGATCCAACACCCCGGTGCCTCCTCCGCTGGTTCCAACCTCCATGCCGGTGTTCCACCAGGGCAAAAACGCCGCCGGCCAGTCCATCATGATCGTCGGTGGCTCACCCGCCCTCCAGAACGTCAAAACCTCCATGATGACGACCGCATCCGGTGGAATCGTCGTCCAGGCCAACCC CCTCCACATCCAGCTGCAGCAACCCCAGCAACCGATGAACATCGTCCCCCCGCCACTAGTTACCATGAGCCAAACTCTCCCCTCCACCACCCTCATAACCACCGCCCCAGGTTCAACCTTCACCCCAATCCTCCCGCCAAACACGACGATCACCACAACGGTGGCCGCGAGTACGGCCACAACCCTAACAACCACCACGACCAGCTCGAACATCGTCATCAACAGCAACGCCACCCCCGCCCTGATCCCCACCGTCGTTCCAGTGACCTCTGCGATCGTCACTCCGGTCGTCCCAGCCCCGCTGCCGCCGCCTCCACCTCCGCCACCGCAACCCGTCGTGCCGACGGTCGTCACCACGACCATCCCGGGCAGCACCAAGCCGGTCGTAGTGCCGCGATCAAGTTT GTTCGAACGGCAGATTTCGGTGGACCAGGACGCGTGTACGCGGCCGGACACGAGCGCGCCGTTTGCGAGCAAGCAGGACGCCGTGAAGCGGCTGATACGGTACCACTGCATGTACGAGGAGCAgcgggaggaggaggagggccgGGAGGACGAGGACGGGTCGTTTCGGGGGATGGCGGCGGAGTTTCCCGTCATCTACCAGAACATGCTGAACAAGTACCAGCTGCTGCTGATGCAGGAGTCGATG CGCCACGTTCGCACCACCGAGCTCATGATGGTCGACCGGATGCTCATCTCGGACGTGAAGGACGAAATCCTGCAGATGCAGCTCAACATCCAGGAGTACCTGAACCCATCGGCCGCCGTAGTAACTCCTGCGGAGCTCAACCCTGCAGGTGATCCTGCCCTGCTCGAGGACAGCAAGATCAAGAAGGAGGATCTGCCGGTTTTTGTGGGCGATCGGCCGCTTTCGGCGGTTGATCCCATGATCAAGCAGGAGCACATCAAAACCGAAGATTTGGTGGCGTATCGGCACCATCAAGGCGGGCAGAAGGTGTCGGTTCGGCCTTCTCCGGATCTGTTCAAGAAGGAGCAGCTGGACAGCTTTGACGACATCGAGAGCGAGATAACTCCGAGTTTCATTATGAAGAAGTGCGAGGGGCAGGGACAGAAGCAACAGGCTGCGGCTGCCTCGGCGCCACCTCCGTCGTTGAGTTACTTCAACCATGTCGGTGGGGAAGGTAAGAGTCAGGAGTCGAAGGGTGAGCCGTACGACGAGTGGATGTGCATCCAGAAGGAGTTGAACTACTTGGATGAGCGGAAGGAATCGTCGACGACGGTGGCGACCGCTTCGGGGTCTTCGACCTCGATCAAGAGTGTCAAGAGTCCCGAGGAGGAGATAATTGAGAAGCAGCTGGACGATTTGTTCAACCCGTCCGGGGAGGAGAAGGACAGCCGGTCGGGTCAGGTGGACTCACCGTTGGCGGACTTTTTCAACGCGCAGCAACAGCAGGACTCGGGCGTGGGCGGGAGTGCCACGGGTGGGTCGAGCGTTCCGTCGGACAAGTCGGTGGAGAATCGGTTGGAGGCGTTGTTCGGGGGGACTCCGTTGCACAATCGGAGTTCCGAGGACAACTCACCGGTCAACGAAAAGCAGGACGACATGATCGAGCACCGGTTGGAGGCGTTGTTCCAGAGTGGTGAAAGTGCGCTGGACAACGCGAGCTTCCTGCACAAGAGTACGACCAACTTCGAGCTGATGCAGAGCCAGATGAGCCAGAAGCGGCACTGGTCTGCGTCGGAATGGGGTGAGGACGTTGAGGATCGTGGCGCCAGCACGGCTGTGAAAAGGGTAAGAGTAGAGGTGGAACAGCAGAACCATCACCATCGGTGGCTGCTCGAGTGtacgcagcaacagcagcagcatcatcagCAGGTTCAGCAAATCCAGAACCATCAGCAACAACTGCCACCGCAAG GGTTGGACACGGGACCACACGAACCGCCCTCATCGGTCGCCTCCACGACCTCGTCCTCCTCATCTTCATCCTTCACCCATCACCACGCAACCGTCCAACCTTCGGCGAGACATCACGCTGCCGCCGACCTCCAGCACCACCTCAACCAGATGCACCACTTTGACGGCACCGGCAACCCCGCCGGGCTCAACTTCGACGAGGACATCAGCCGCCAGGTGCAGAACGCGATCGACTCGATCCTCAACCTGCAAAGCAACGAAACCGAAGCCGCCCTCCACTTCCCCCTGGATCAGTCCTTCCTGGTGGACAGCCCGGCCGCCCCAACCGCCATCCAGCGGCCACCGTCGTCCAACAAGCGCAAGTATCACCACATCAACCGGATCGACGACATCAGCGACTGTCTGGGGAGCGCACTCGGAGCGGACGATCACCATCACCACAACCACAACAACCATGGGGGGAGTGCGGCGGAGAGTGGAGATTCGAGTGCGGTCAAGACCATCATCAAATCCTGA